GATGGGGATGGGCAGGGCCCGCAGTTCGTGGACCTTGACCCCGGCCGAAAGAAGCCCGGATATCACCGCCCGGTTGATCATCCGGCTGACCGGGTGGCTGTCCCGGCTGGTCAGCACCACCGACCCCTTGCCCAACAGCGCCCCATAGGCCGCCCCCAGCTTGGCGGCGAACTCCGGGGTCATCTCCATATTGGCCAGCCCGGTCACCCGGGGCCCGGCAAAGAACTCCTTGAACCAGCGGTCGCCCCAGATCAGGCTGGAGGTCAGCACCGCCTGGTCGTCCACCGATTTCCCCGGCCACACCTTGACATTGGCGCTGACCCGGGCCTGGCTGCCTATCTTTACCTGGCTGCTGAGGATGGCGTGCTGTTCGATCACCGCCTGGCTGCCGATCTCCACCCCTTCGCAGACGATGGCCTCCTCGACCCGGGCCTGGTCGCCTATCCGGCAGCCCGACCAGATGATGGAATGCTCGACGAAGGCGTCCTGGCCGATATGGCAGTCATTGCCGACGACCACGTCATGCAGGTGGGTCCCCTGGCCCACCGTGACGTTCCGGCCCATGATCACCGCCCCGGTCAGCCGGGAATTCTTGGCGTTGATGCTGGAGCCCTTGCCCACCCAGATGTCCTTGCCGATCAGGTTCAGGCGGTCGCCCTCGATGTCCACCCGGACCTCGCCCTTCAGGGCGTCCAGATGGGCCTGGCGGTACTCGGTGATGTTGCCGATGTCCCGCCAGTATCCGTTGGTGATGCAGCCGTAGAGCGGCTTGTTCTGGGACAGGATCAGGGGAAAGAGGTCCTGGGAGAAATCGAACTCTTTTTTAACAGGTATCAGGTCGAAGACCTCCGGCTGGAAGACATAGATCCCGGTGTTGATGGTGTCGGAGAACACCTGCCCCCAGGTGGGCTTCTCCAGGAAGCGGCTGATCCGGTCGTCCTGGTCGGTGATCACGATCCCGTACTCCAGCGGGTTGGCCACACGGGTCAGGGTGATGGTGGCCAGGGCCTTCTTTTTATTGTGAAAGGCAATGATCCCACCCAGGTCAAAGTCGGTCAGCAGGTCGCCGGATATGACAATGAACGGCTCCTTTAAAAGCTCCCGGGCCATGCCCACCGCCCCGGCGGTGCCGTAATCGGCGTCCGGCCGGATGTAATCTATCTTGACCCCGAAATCGCTGCCGTCGCCGAAATAGTCCGAGATGCTCTCCGCCTGGTGGAACAGCAGGGCCACCATCTCGGTGATCTGGTGCTCCTTCAGCAGCATGATGATATGTTCCATCATCGGCCGGTTGACCATGGGAACCATCGGCTTGGGTATCTGGCAGGTCAGCGGCCGCAAGCGGGTGCCGAAGCCCCCGGCCATGATGATCGCCTTCATTGCTATTTCCCCCCGGATATATTTTCCCGGTCCCGGGCCGTAGCCTCAAAGATCTTTTTCATCAGCTCGGCATCCCTCTCCGGCATTTCCATTTTTCTCCTGGCCATCACCATCCGGCAGGTGGCCAGGACCTTCTCCAGCTTATGGTCGTGGAACAGGTCGCTGCATCCCCAGCTGAAGGACGGCAGGTATTTTTTCACCGGCCCGCCGAAGATGTTGCAGCCGATCCCCACCACCGTTCCGGTGTTGATCATGGTGCCGATGGCGGTCTTGCTGTGGTCGCCGATGAAACAGCCAGCCTTGATCCGGCCGGAATCGATATGTTTTCCGTTGGCCCAGACGACGATATTGCCATAGTTGTTCTTGAGATCGGAGTTGCAGGTCTGGGCCCCCAGGTTCACCCAGCTGCCCAGATAGCTGTGGCCCAGAAACCCGTCGTGGTGTTTGTTGGAGAAATCCAGCACCACCGTTTCCTCTACCTCCCCGGCCAGCTTGCAGCCCCGCCCGACGGAAACCCCGGGCCGGAGCTTGGCCCCGTCTATCAGGGAATCGGGCCCGATATAGCAGGGGCCCTCTATCCGGCTGAAGGGACGGATCACCGCCCCGGCCTCGATGATCACCGGCCCCTGCCGGGTGTCTATCACCGATCCCGGCTCGATGAATGCCTGGGCGGATGATTTCAGATCGCTGCGTTTCCCCAACAGGTATGACCCTTTGGGCAATGGGAGGGAGCTGCCCTTGAAATAACCGGCATCTTGCGCTATGGCCTGGCTATTGTGATCGACCAATTCCCACAGGTGGCGAAACATCTTGGCCGATGACGAAATTTCTTTGGCCCCTTCGGCCAGCTTGAGCAAAATGCTTTCATCTGGATCGGAGGACAATACTTTCCCGAGGCCCGAGGCATCGTCCAGCTTCAGGGCGGCGATAAAGCCTTCTCCGGTGACCGCCGCCTTCCCTTTGCTTTTCAGCAAGGTGGACAGGTCCTTTTGGGAGATGAAAGCCCTCCCGTTGACCAGAAGTAACGGCCCTTTGCCGATCTCTATTCTGTTGGAAAAGGCACTCCTTTCCCGGCTGGTCCATTGGTAAATGACCGCCGACTTGACACCTTTCTCCAGCCGCTGTTTCAGCGAAAAAGCCCCGCACTTCAGGTCCCAGACCGGGCGAAGATAGGTCAGGGGGTAAAGCTCGGGATACAGATGATCCTCGTATAAGATGATATGATGCATTTGACTGATTACCATCGGGTTGATAGATGGTTAATAATAGCCTAATTGCGGGGTTATTGTCAACCTGAAAAGATGGCATGTGCAATAACAAAAAGGCGAAGGATGTCCCCATCCTTCGCCTTGCTCATGATGACAGCCGTTTACTGCTGGCTCATTACCACGAATTCTATCCGGCGGTTGGCCGCCCGGCCCCTTACCGTCTTGTTGGTCTCCATCGGCATATCCTCGCCGTAGCCCACCGCTGTCAGCCGTTCTCCGGCTATGCCATGCTTGTTGATCAGGTAATTGCGGACCGAGTAAGCCCTGGCCTCGGAA
The sequence above is drawn from the Candidatus Edwardsbacteria bacterium genome and encodes:
- a CDS encoding mannose-1-phosphate guanyltransferase, whose amino-acid sequence is MKAIIMAGGFGTRLRPLTCQIPKPMVPMVNRPMMEHIIMLLKEHQITEMVALLFHQAESISDYFGDGSDFGVKIDYIRPDADYGTAGAVGMARELLKEPFIVISGDLLTDFDLGGIIAFHNKKKALATITLTRVANPLEYGIVITDQDDRISRFLEKPTWGQVFSDTINTGIYVFQPEVFDLIPVKKEFDFSQDLFPLILSQNKPLYGCITNGYWRDIGNITEYRQAHLDALKGEVRVDIEGDRLNLIGKDIWVGKGSSINAKNSRLTGAVIMGRNVTVGQGTHLHDVVVGNDCHIGQDAFVEHSIIWSGCRIGDQARVEEAIVCEGVEIGSQAVIEQHAILSSQVKIGSQARVSANVKVWPGKSVDDQAVLTSSLIWGDRWFKEFFAGPRVTGLANMEMTPEFAAKLGAAYGALLGKGSVVLTSRDSHPVSRMINRAVISGLLSAGVKVHELRALPIPIVRYQLKTGGDQGGLHTRKSPFDPKMVDIIFFDKDGKDLPAGKIKNLERMFLREDFSRAQPEDTGVIEFPHRVMEGYREGLLSHIDTQAIREAKYKVVIDYAYGAAAGIFPSILGELGIEVVALNAFENPEKLTKSGDDFVAAQQRLSQMVQSIKADVGFLLDSGAERVFLVDEQGKIMDEDQALAAVCLLVMKGRKVKELAVPVTASRAIEEMARKYQVRVKRSRIDNRSLIEEAAGENVAFVASRRGGYIFPEFQPAFDAMLSITKILELMALTGSKLGSITSEIPPSHMVKKNIPCPWSKKGLVLRTLMEQTKDHPEKQFIDGIKLFYGRDWVQVLPDPNRELFHINAEADDQNRAQELVNEYTRKIEECLK
- a CDS encoding putative sugar nucleotidyl transferase is translated as MHHIILYEDHLYPELYPLTYLRPVWDLKCGAFSLKQRLEKGVKSAVIYQWTSRERSAFSNRIEIGKGPLLLVNGRAFISQKDLSTLLKSKGKAAVTGEGFIAALKLDDASGLGKVLSSDPDESILLKLAEGAKEISSSAKMFRHLWELVDHNSQAIAQDAGYFKGSSLPLPKGSYLLGKRSDLKSSAQAFIEPGSVIDTRQGPVIIEAGAVIRPFSRIEGPCYIGPDSLIDGAKLRPGVSVGRGCKLAGEVEETVVLDFSNKHHDGFLGHSYLGSWVNLGAQTCNSDLKNNYGNIVVWANGKHIDSGRIKAGCFIGDHSKTAIGTMINTGTVVGIGCNIFGGPVKKYLPSFSWGCSDLFHDHKLEKVLATCRMVMARRKMEMPERDAELMKKIFEATARDRENISGGK